One genomic region from Lycorma delicatula isolate Av1 chromosome 9, ASM4794821v1, whole genome shotgun sequence encodes:
- the RpL15 gene encoding ribosomal protein L15, with protein sequence MGAYKYVQELYRKKQSDVMRFLLRIRVWQYRQMTKMHRAPRSTRPDKARRLGYRNKQGYVIFRIRIRRGGRKRPVPKGATYGKPKSHGVNQLKPVRNLQSLAEERVGRRAGGLRVLNSYWIAQDAIYKYYEVICIDPFHKAIRRDPKINWICNAVHKHRELRGKTSAARKSRGLGKGHRYSQTIGGSRRAAWLRRNSLQLHRKR encoded by the exons ATGGGGGCCTACAAATACGTGCAAGAGTTATACAGAAAAAAGCAGAGTGATGTTATGAGATTTTTGTTGCGTATTAGAGTATGGCAATACAGACAAATGACAAAAATGCACCGTGCACCACGTTCAACCCGCCCTGATAAAGCTAGACGTCTTGGATATAGAAATAAACAAG GTTATGTTATCTTCCGTATTCGTATCAGACGTGGAGGTCGTAAACGTCCTGTACCAAAGGGTGCTACATATGGTAAACCTAAAAGCCATGGAGTGAACCAACTGAAACCTGTTCGTAATTTACAGTCTCTTGCAGAG GAGCGTGTTGGCAGAAGAGCAGGTGGGTTAAGAGTGCTAAACTCTTACTGGATAGCACAGGATGCCatctataaatattatgaagTTATATGTATAGATCCTTTCCATAAA GCTATACGTAGGGATCCAAAGATTAACTGGATCTGTAATGCAGTACATAAACATCGTGAATTGCGTGGTAAGACTTCAGCTGCACGTAAATCTAGAGGTCTAGGAAAGGGTCATCGGTACTCCCAAACTATTGGTGGTTCACGAAGAGCTGCATGGCTACGCAGGAACTCATTACAATTACACAGGAaacgataa